In Fodinicola acaciae, the following proteins share a genomic window:
- a CDS encoding DUF6760 family protein produces MTYATDRLHEEIAYVAYHFHWSWDEILDLEHGDRQRYVAEIARINTRMSEER; encoded by the coding sequence GTGACGTACGCGACCGACCGGCTGCACGAGGAGATCGCGTACGTCGCCTACCACTTCCACTGGTCGTGGGACGAAATCCTCGACCTGGAGCACGGCGACCGGCAGCGCTACGTGGCGGAGATCGCCAGGATCAACACCAGGATGAGTGAGGAACGGTAA
- a CDS encoding DUF4255 domain-containing protein, with translation MIHEVDEALRELVRNRALPGSDVEVAFEAPTKEWAARRNAPTVNVYLYDIREDLRKRNRGMLNSYDAQGKIEARHLPPRYIKLSYLLTAWTQRPEDEHRLLSSLMGSLFFYDALPKDILTGSLADLGMDVQITTALPPPEDRSFADVWTALGGELKPSLDVVISAPMMTGRVWPAAPIASTGMTLAGVDTQTGEVDEPLRHHVEYIDDEDIVAAGGDGSGRRVSMANARGGGSGRGGKGRRGGSDGADGSPEGEGGGASGGDTGAAGGGAAGAAASAGGTAAGGAAGGLRRTFPAAGGSGGSVGVGPNGQPMPRITMRRRLRIAQRDKPADGGSTGKGSGQK, from the coding sequence ATGATCCACGAGGTAGACGAGGCCCTCCGCGAGCTGGTCCGCAACCGGGCACTGCCGGGAAGCGACGTGGAGGTCGCCTTCGAGGCCCCGACCAAGGAGTGGGCCGCTCGGCGGAACGCGCCGACGGTCAACGTCTACCTCTACGACATCCGCGAGGACCTGCGCAAACGCAACCGTGGCATGCTCAACTCCTACGACGCGCAGGGAAAGATCGAGGCTCGTCACCTGCCGCCGCGCTATATCAAGTTGTCGTATCTGCTGACCGCCTGGACCCAGCGGCCGGAGGACGAGCACCGGCTGCTGTCGTCGCTGATGGGGTCGCTGTTCTTCTACGACGCGCTGCCGAAGGACATCCTGACCGGCTCGCTGGCCGACCTCGGCATGGACGTGCAGATCACCACGGCCCTGCCGCCGCCGGAGGACCGCTCCTTCGCCGACGTGTGGACGGCGCTCGGCGGCGAGCTGAAGCCGTCGCTGGACGTGGTGATCAGCGCGCCGATGATGACCGGGCGCGTCTGGCCGGCGGCGCCGATCGCCAGCACCGGCATGACGCTGGCCGGTGTCGACACGCAGACCGGCGAGGTCGACGAGCCGCTGCGGCACCACGTCGAATACATCGACGACGAGGACATCGTGGCGGCTGGCGGCGATGGCTCGGGCCGGCGGGTTTCGATGGCCAACGCGCGCGGTGGTGGCTCGGGTCGCGGTGGCAAGGGTCGGCGCGGTGGCTCGGATGGTGCTGACGGTTCGCCGGAGGGCGAAGGCGGCGGCGCGTCCGGTGGCGATACTGGCGCCGCTGGCGGCGGCGCGGCTGGGGCCGCGGCTTCGGCTGGTGGTACGGCTGCCGGCGGTGCGGCTGGTGGTCTGCGGCGTACGTTCCCCGCCGCGGGCGGAAGCGGTGGCAGTGTCGGTGTCGGTCCGAATGGCCAGCCGATGCCGCGGATCACCATGCGCCGGCGGCTGCGGATCGCGCAGCGGGACAAGCCGGCCGACGGCGGCTCGACCGGTAAGGGGTCTGGCCAGAAGTGA
- a CDS encoding CARDB domain-containing protein: MSGAASLVLALAVAPTTPALAVARPGAPAHQSGNPSFDTRLGYAGGGVEQLAAGTAATRVLPSTDTTITRDTDAFARGAAVTWVTKTATGGGVKADGDIAYWSGGVAPMVRLTSDAYDDRHPVLNPAGTQIAFASNRSGNWDIWTIGVDGTGLHQVTTSRAVDDYPSYSPDGTQLAFSSTRDDPSGDIYTVTIADGTVKRLTTTAGVDTEPAWSPSGTKVAFATDRYRRGDRLADVVTITLSNNAITRLTTPTTDGDEPAWSPDGTKLAITSRTADLSGDIYTINPTAGSARTAVAVTTKPESRPSWWTFNGTTSVIYSTFVAKDRGDIWTAGWTDHPDQADYDRTDVTNTINADEADPEFSPDGSKVAYADWDNTNNRSHIVVANADGSNPQDLTPLVSGRQDTQPTWSPDGTLVAFTRGGTPAGTGFVTNHPQQIVIVDAATGAARTGIGDPSSGRPRTALWDSSPSWSADGTRIAFGRVGATSATATPDYYRIWLADLSIGDGTVEVDNQSRLLGTADNHGTCTVSGATTADSSPSFQRDGGTNYIAFAIGGGRGICRTDADGTNPLKIPTPTSAGTISDLAWAPGGNTLAFTFTPAPPPVIRSAPAPKTTPKTTPSPKTSPTPTPSPSRNTGVSLGQPASTADSAYTAVPALHSGGVTANLSTAQIYTVFAAGDGAPGYLTKSVDVPGGAVSPTWQRTNGNPQVTVTAGPQPATVGNDLTVTYAVKNNGTTPVKQVWTKITAPAGLQVKSVTPAQCASNGSDCFVPTLAAGATFTATITYTITAPLNSAVSATAQMQYPDGAASSSDSATVLAVSGGLNYRIAYASNDTTQVLHAAPDVSPQPALPNAEGKFGSDASGHGTAIAWVSRDAAVGSAETDGELMYAANANATPVRLTNDLNNLRHPAISPDGTQIAFADDRSGSFNIWVINVDGTGIRRITTSPGIDDYPTWSPDGLTIAFASNRSTSGNFNIYSTPAAGGATTQLTGTTAANTATVNTQPAWSPDGTRIAYATNLFRGTTAAGLTDVAVILANGTGSPVRLTSAMDSSEPAWSPDSLSIAYTTTRFDGAGDIYTQALGGSAPQAVAASNAPESHPSWWTPSAGAAADVLYTSITNLGNGGDIWSSELTGGGRYDHSDRPVRDEAEPAFSLDGSRLAYVEYDERGDSRIAVSDFDGRNNRSIADFGDAMTSDSSPAWAPNGQVLAFTRSQYEAGDEGRTLVDSWIVIVRVDATGVTTLLDRVPLPEGLSAQDSQPAFSPANGSQLAFTRATYDDEGRQQRTIWRVTVTVAGNTATVGDQTELTATTLGNCQGGSSSAPYDHYSPAWSPDGRSIAYVSYRNLGEGYSQQLCVVNTADLSFRSVISNVNNYNGYLDNPAWSPDGRYLAYDFTEYSSTTYSAMAAAAADVSPYASIYLVDAAGGPGAKALSTPGGAQQPAFQTRFTPPTSARPPLNPNDATNQPFSLQIAPQPGVVGGSPLVATYTIRNLSDTAKTAAVLTTGLPAALPVTGKPVIGGATDPTADCSADGTTCHLGIITKNTVITVKATIDPRVKIATTVNAKLDYVDASGAKQTLPASSPLVVGEPTIALLPSVGPPGLVPTARGAGFPPNTKVTLDWQFGLGQKPLEVTTDGKGNFTVPIVVPYHDIKNKRLAGVRLTGTGPGFKPVTSLQYQVGGVPDFPGPNQ, encoded by the coding sequence CCAACCGGTCCGGCAACTGGGACATCTGGACCATCGGCGTGGATGGCACCGGGCTGCACCAGGTCACCACCAGCCGCGCGGTCGACGACTATCCCAGCTACAGCCCCGACGGCACGCAGCTGGCCTTCAGCAGTACGCGCGACGACCCGTCCGGCGACATCTACACCGTCACCATCGCCGACGGCACGGTGAAACGGCTGACCACCACGGCCGGCGTCGACACCGAGCCAGCCTGGTCGCCGAGCGGCACCAAGGTCGCCTTCGCGACCGACCGCTATCGCCGCGGCGACCGGCTGGCAGACGTCGTCACCATCACGCTGTCCAACAACGCGATCACGCGGCTGACCACGCCCACTACCGACGGCGACGAGCCGGCCTGGTCGCCGGACGGTACGAAGCTCGCCATCACCTCCCGCACGGCCGACCTCTCCGGCGACATCTACACGATCAACCCCACCGCCGGTAGCGCGCGTACGGCCGTCGCCGTCACCACCAAGCCGGAGTCGCGGCCGTCGTGGTGGACCTTCAACGGCACCACCTCGGTCATCTACTCGACCTTCGTCGCCAAGGACAGGGGCGACATCTGGACGGCCGGCTGGACCGACCACCCGGACCAGGCCGACTACGACCGTACGGACGTGACCAACACGATCAACGCGGACGAGGCCGACCCGGAGTTCTCCCCCGACGGCAGCAAGGTCGCGTACGCGGACTGGGACAACACCAACAACCGCAGCCACATCGTGGTCGCCAACGCCGACGGCTCCAACCCGCAGGACCTCACGCCGCTGGTGAGCGGCCGGCAGGACACCCAGCCGACCTGGTCGCCGGACGGCACGCTGGTCGCCTTCACCCGCGGCGGTACGCCGGCCGGCACCGGCTTCGTCACCAACCATCCGCAGCAGATCGTCATCGTGGACGCGGCGACCGGCGCGGCGCGTACGGGCATCGGCGACCCGTCCTCCGGACGGCCACGGACCGCGCTGTGGGACAGCTCGCCGTCGTGGTCCGCGGACGGCACGCGGATCGCGTTCGGCCGGGTCGGGGCGACCAGCGCGACGGCGACGCCGGACTACTACCGGATCTGGCTCGCCGACCTGTCCATCGGCGACGGCACGGTCGAGGTCGACAACCAGAGCCGCTTGCTCGGCACCGCCGACAACCACGGCACCTGCACCGTGAGCGGTGCCACCACCGCCGACTCCAGCCCGTCGTTCCAGCGGGACGGCGGCACCAACTACATCGCGTTCGCGATCGGTGGTGGACGAGGCATCTGCCGTACGGACGCCGACGGCACCAATCCGTTGAAGATCCCGACGCCGACCAGCGCCGGCACGATTTCGGATCTCGCGTGGGCTCCGGGCGGCAACACACTGGCGTTCACCTTCACGCCGGCTCCGCCGCCAGTGATCCGCTCCGCACCAGCGCCGAAGACCACTCCCAAGACGACACCCAGCCCCAAGACGTCGCCGACCCCGACGCCGTCGCCCAGCCGCAACACCGGAGTCAGCCTCGGACAACCGGCCTCGACGGCGGACAGCGCCTACACGGCGGTGCCGGCGCTGCACAGCGGTGGCGTGACCGCGAACCTGAGCACCGCGCAGATCTACACGGTCTTCGCGGCCGGCGACGGCGCGCCGGGTTACCTGACCAAGTCGGTCGACGTCCCCGGCGGCGCGGTGTCGCCGACCTGGCAGCGTACGAACGGAAACCCGCAGGTCACGGTGACCGCAGGACCGCAGCCGGCGACCGTCGGCAACGACCTCACCGTCACGTACGCGGTGAAGAACAACGGCACGACGCCGGTCAAGCAGGTGTGGACGAAGATCACCGCACCGGCCGGCCTGCAGGTCAAGTCGGTCACGCCGGCACAGTGCGCGAGCAACGGCAGCGACTGCTTCGTACCGACGCTGGCCGCCGGCGCGACCTTCACCGCGACCATCACGTACACGATCACCGCACCGCTCAACTCGGCGGTCAGCGCGACCGCGCAGATGCAATATCCCGACGGCGCGGCCAGCTCCAGCGACTCGGCGACCGTGCTGGCGGTCTCCGGCGGCCTGAACTACCGGATCGCGTACGCGAGCAACGACACCACCCAGGTGCTGCACGCGGCACCAGACGTCTCGCCGCAGCCCGCGCTGCCAAACGCGGAAGGCAAGTTTGGCAGTGACGCCAGCGGTCACGGCACCGCGATCGCCTGGGTCAGCCGCGACGCCGCGGTCGGCTCGGCGGAGACGGATGGCGAGCTCATGTACGCCGCCAACGCCAATGCGACACCGGTGCGGCTGACCAACGACCTCAACAACCTCCGGCATCCGGCGATCTCGCCGGACGGCACCCAGATCGCCTTCGCCGACGACCGGTCCGGCAGCTTCAACATCTGGGTGATCAACGTGGACGGCACCGGCATCCGCCGGATCACCACCAGTCCCGGCATCGACGACTATCCGACCTGGTCGCCGGACGGCCTCACCATCGCCTTCGCCAGCAACCGGTCGACCAGCGGCAACTTCAACATCTACAGCACGCCGGCGGCCGGCGGCGCGACCACGCAGCTGACCGGCACCACCGCGGCGAACACCGCGACGGTCAACACCCAACCGGCCTGGTCGCCGGACGGCACGCGGATCGCGTACGCCACCAACCTGTTCCGCGGCACCACCGCGGCCGGGCTCACCGACGTGGCGGTCATCCTGGCCAACGGCACCGGCTCGCCGGTGCGGCTGACCAGCGCGATGGACTCCAGCGAGCCGGCCTGGTCGCCGGACAGCCTGTCGATCGCGTACACGACGACCCGCTTCGACGGCGCCGGCGACATCTACACGCAGGCGCTCGGGGGCTCGGCCCCGCAGGCGGTCGCCGCCAGCAACGCGCCCGAGTCGCATCCGTCCTGGTGGACGCCGTCGGCCGGCGCCGCGGCGGACGTGCTCTACACCTCGATCACCAACCTCGGCAACGGCGGGGACATCTGGAGCTCGGAGCTGACCGGCGGCGGCCGCTACGACCACAGCGACCGGCCGGTACGCGACGAGGCTGAGCCGGCGTTCAGCCTGGACGGCAGCAGGCTCGCCTACGTCGAGTACGACGAGCGCGGTGACAGCCGGATCGCGGTCTCCGACTTCGACGGCCGCAACAACCGGTCGATCGCCGACTTCGGTGACGCGATGACCAGCGACTCGTCGCCGGCCTGGGCTCCCAACGGCCAGGTGCTCGCCTTCACCCGGTCGCAGTACGAGGCCGGCGACGAGGGCCGGACACTGGTCGACTCGTGGATCGTGATCGTACGTGTCGACGCCACCGGCGTGACCACGCTGCTCGACCGCGTGCCGCTGCCGGAAGGCCTGTCCGCGCAGGACTCGCAGCCGGCGTTCTCGCCGGCCAACGGCAGCCAGCTGGCCTTCACCCGCGCCACATACGACGACGAGGGCCGCCAGCAGCGGACGATCTGGCGGGTCACCGTCACGGTCGCCGGCAACACCGCGACGGTCGGCGATCAGACCGAGCTGACCGCCACGACGCTCGGCAACTGCCAGGGCGGCAGCAGCTCGGCGCCGTACGACCACTACTCGCCGGCCTGGTCGCCGGACGGCAGGAGCATCGCGTACGTCTCCTACCGGAACCTCGGCGAGGGCTACAGCCAGCAGCTGTGCGTCGTGAACACGGCCGACCTGAGCTTCCGCTCGGTGATCAGCAACGTGAACAACTACAACGGCTATCTGGACAACCCGGCCTGGTCGCCGGACGGCAGGTACCTCGCGTACGACTTCACCGAATACAGCTCGACGACCTATTCGGCGATGGCCGCGGCCGCCGCCGACGTGAGCCCGTACGCGTCGATCTACCTGGTCGACGCGGCCGGTGGACCGGGGGCGAAGGCGCTGAGCACGCCGGGTGGAGCGCAGCAGCCAGCCTTCCAGACGCGGTTTACGCCGCCCACCAGTGCGCGTCCGCCGCTGAATCCCAACGACGCGACCAACCAGCCGTTCTCGCTGCAGATCGCGCCGCAGCCCGGTGTGGTCGGCGGCTCACCGCTGGTCGCCACGTACACGATCCGCAACCTCAGCGACACCGCGAAAACCGCCGCGGTGTTGACCACCGGCCTGCCGGCGGCGCTGCCGGTGACCGGCAAACCGGTGATCGGCGGCGCCACCGATCCGACCGCCGACTGCAGCGCGGACGGCACGACCTGCCATCTCGGCATCATCACCAAGAACACGGTGATCACGGTCAAGGCGACTATCGATCCGCGGGTGAAGATCGCCACCACGGTCAACGCGAAGCTGGACTACGTCGACGCGTCCGGTGCCAAACAGACGCTGCCAGCCAGCTCGCCGCTGGTCGTCGGCGAGCCGACGATCGCACTGCTGCCGTCGGTCGGTCCGCCCGGCCTGGTGCCGACCGCGCGCGGCGCCGGCTTCCCGCCGAACACCAAGGTCACGCTCGACTGGCAGTTCGGACTCGGGCAGAAGCCGCTCGAGGTGACGACCGACGGCAAAGGCAACTTCACGGTGCCGATCGTCGTGCCCTACCACGACATCAAGAACAAGCGGCTGGCCGGCGTACGGCTGACCGGCACCGGCCCCGGGTTCAAGCCGGTCACCAGCCTGCAGTACCAGGTCGGCGGCGTGCCGGACTTCCCAGGACCGAACCAGTAA
- a CDS encoding phage tail protein — MADDNADAPVAVCFFVKIDDANLGSFDSCDGLGLEVVMETREEGGQNGMVWQLPTRIKWSNVKLTRPVSPDTQKVLQYFSKYASGFKRQTAVIEARTLDGKAVTKWSLSGVLPVKWSGPQLGMDSNKIAMETLELSHQGFLNAAG, encoded by the coding sequence ATGGCCGACGACAACGCGGACGCTCCGGTGGCGGTGTGTTTCTTCGTGAAGATCGACGACGCCAACCTCGGCTCCTTCGACAGCTGTGACGGCCTCGGCCTGGAGGTCGTGATGGAGACCCGCGAGGAAGGCGGTCAGAACGGCATGGTCTGGCAGCTGCCGACCCGGATCAAGTGGTCGAACGTCAAGCTGACCAGGCCGGTCAGCCCGGACACCCAGAAGGTGCTGCAGTACTTCTCCAAGTACGCGAGCGGTTTCAAGCGGCAGACCGCGGTGATCGAGGCCCGCACGCTGGACGGCAAGGCGGTCACCAAGTGGTCGTTGTCCGGCGTGCTGCCGGTCAAGTGGAGCGGGCCGCAGCTGGGCATGGACAGCAACAAGATCGCCATGGAGACCCTGGAGCTCTCGCACCAGGGCTTCCTCAACGCGGCCGGTTAA
- a CDS encoding phage tail sheath family protein, producing MPTYLSPGVYVEEVDAGQRPIEGVGTAVAAFVGFASQGPFNTPTLVSNWSQYVQTFGEFVEGTYLAQAVYGYFLNGGGNCYVVRIGGAASNGKAALPAGPQAQLGAYQVVAKELNAGDGEITVEVAPAAGENPPDDRFTLNVKRGNKVEETFENVTSKRGKDNVVTQVRERSKLITLTEQSAGPGVVAKPAGNATLKLPPPAPAVPERVNANDYVGDVADRTGFGGLETVEEITMVAAPDLMTAYEAGAIDGETLKAVQLGMIAHCELMGDRIAIIDPPPNLNAQQVLNWRKNEAGYDSKYAALYYPWPKVFNPASGKNEFIPPSGHVAGVWARNDSERGVHKAPANEVIRGAVALQNTLTRAEQELLNPVGVNCIRTFPGRGIRIWGARTLSSDPAWRYLNVRRLFNYLEESILGGTQFVVFEPNDDALWARIRRTISAFLVNEWRKGALFGLTPDEAFYVKCDRETNPAEGIDAGQVVCEIGVAPVKPAEFVIFRLAQFSGGTSLVNE from the coding sequence ATGCCAACCTATCTGTCCCCTGGCGTGTACGTGGAGGAGGTCGACGCTGGTCAACGCCCGATCGAGGGCGTGGGCACCGCGGTGGCCGCCTTTGTGGGATTCGCGTCGCAGGGGCCGTTCAACACTCCGACGCTGGTGTCCAACTGGAGCCAGTACGTGCAGACCTTCGGCGAGTTCGTCGAGGGCACGTACCTCGCGCAGGCCGTCTACGGCTATTTCCTGAATGGTGGCGGCAACTGCTACGTGGTTCGGATCGGAGGTGCGGCCTCCAACGGGAAGGCGGCCCTGCCGGCCGGCCCGCAGGCGCAGCTCGGCGCGTACCAGGTGGTGGCGAAGGAGCTCAACGCCGGCGACGGCGAGATCACCGTCGAGGTCGCGCCGGCAGCCGGCGAGAACCCGCCCGACGACCGGTTCACGCTGAATGTCAAGCGTGGCAACAAGGTCGAGGAGACGTTCGAAAACGTCACCAGCAAGCGCGGCAAGGACAACGTCGTCACGCAGGTGCGCGAGCGGTCGAAGCTGATCACGCTGACCGAGCAGTCCGCCGGCCCCGGCGTCGTCGCGAAGCCGGCCGGCAACGCGACGTTGAAGCTGCCGCCGCCGGCGCCGGCCGTGCCGGAGCGGGTCAACGCCAACGACTACGTCGGCGACGTGGCCGACCGCACCGGTTTCGGTGGCCTGGAGACGGTCGAAGAGATCACCATGGTCGCGGCCCCTGACCTGATGACCGCGTACGAGGCCGGCGCCATCGACGGCGAGACGCTCAAGGCCGTGCAGCTGGGCATGATCGCGCACTGCGAGCTGATGGGTGACCGGATCGCGATCATCGACCCGCCGCCGAACCTCAACGCGCAGCAGGTGCTCAACTGGCGCAAGAACGAGGCAGGGTACGACTCGAAGTACGCCGCGCTCTACTACCCGTGGCCGAAGGTTTTCAACCCGGCCAGCGGCAAGAACGAGTTCATCCCGCCGAGCGGTCACGTGGCCGGGGTGTGGGCCCGCAACGACAGCGAGCGCGGCGTGCACAAGGCGCCGGCCAACGAGGTCATCCGCGGCGCGGTGGCGCTGCAGAACACGCTGACCCGCGCCGAGCAGGAGCTGCTCAACCCGGTCGGCGTCAACTGCATCCGCACCTTCCCCGGCCGCGGCATCCGGATCTGGGGCGCTCGTACGCTCTCCTCCGATCCGGCGTGGCGCTATCTGAACGTACGGCGGCTGTTCAACTACCTCGAGGAGTCGATCCTCGGCGGCACGCAGTTCGTCGTCTTCGAGCCCAACGACGACGCGTTGTGGGCCCGGATCCGGCGCACCATCTCCGCCTTCCTGGTCAACGAATGGCGAAAGGGCGCCCTGTTCGGCCTGACGCCGGACGAGGCCTTCTACGTCAAGTGTGACCGCGAGACCAACCCGGCCGAGGGGATCGACGCCGGCCAGGTCGTCTGTGAGATCGGCGTGGCACCGGTGAAACCGGCCGAGTTCGTGATTTTCCGGCTCGCCCAGTTCTCCGGCGGCACCAGCCTGGTGAACGAGTAA
- a CDS encoding ATP-binding protein, with protein MTTEQSVLDRLAVLESRVRHVLAARQSADPRADDAFRGLYLSDEMIESLLDEPREPLTDGAPTGPAAAGDPSRLGRLAARAGLSDVDTELLLIAVAPDLDSRFEQFYGYLNDDVTRRRATVGLALRLCGLPETSAAGRARLTGDAPLLRTGLLALEDADRPLLSRQLRVPDRVAAYLLGDDRPDASLAAVCWPDDLSGLPPLPGAPELARAVAAGTALAYLRELAGGSGLAVAAAGLALAGRPTLPVNAEVLDNNETDASVVRALMLEALLTGAGMVAGPIGADGQRGLRNIVELLAHAGVPLILYGPGRWDPRWADRAPLRADAEPVGPQVREVLWRGMLDGTLGTVDPAEVTAQFILSPVQIRRAAAAARTLAVAEGGREVTADHLRQGSRDQNAAGLERLARRIEPAVGWPDLVLPEQVAGQLSELSARARHREQVLTDWRMRPGGGRGRGVTALFAGDSGTGKTMSAEVIAGDLGLDLYTVNLATVVDKYVGETEKNLERIFTEAAGVNGVLLFDEADAIFGKRSEVRDAHDRYANIESAYLLQRIETFDGLAILATNLRANLDEAFTRRLDIVIDFPVPDEPLRRALWDRCLGKSLPRAADVDLDFLADSFELAGGHIRSAAVTAAYLAAEAGRPVNMADLAGAVAREYRKLGRLVLEREFGKYVGVLAPRAQNAF; from the coding sequence GTGACGACCGAACAGTCGGTGCTGGATCGGCTCGCCGTCCTGGAAAGCCGCGTCCGGCACGTACTCGCCGCGCGGCAGAGCGCGGATCCGCGGGCGGACGACGCGTTCCGCGGGCTCTACCTGTCCGACGAGATGATCGAGTCGCTGCTGGACGAGCCGCGCGAGCCGTTGACCGACGGCGCGCCGACCGGTCCGGCGGCGGCCGGCGATCCGAGCCGGCTCGGCCGGCTGGCCGCGCGGGCCGGACTGTCCGATGTGGACACCGAGCTGCTGCTGATCGCGGTGGCACCGGACCTCGACAGCCGGTTCGAGCAGTTTTACGGCTATCTCAACGATGACGTGACACGGCGGCGCGCGACCGTCGGCCTCGCGCTGCGGCTTTGTGGTCTCCCGGAAACGTCCGCGGCCGGTCGCGCTCGGCTGACCGGTGACGCTCCTTTGTTGCGTACGGGCCTGCTGGCGCTCGAGGACGCCGACCGGCCGCTGCTCAGCCGGCAGTTGCGTGTGCCGGACCGGGTCGCGGCGTATCTGCTCGGCGACGACCGGCCGGACGCCAGCCTGGCCGCGGTGTGCTGGCCGGACGACCTGTCCGGCCTGCCACCGCTGCCTGGTGCACCGGAGCTGGCGCGAGCCGTGGCGGCCGGCACGGCGTTGGCGTACTTGCGCGAACTGGCCGGCGGCAGCGGCCTGGCCGTCGCCGCGGCGGGGCTCGCGCTGGCCGGCCGGCCGACCCTGCCGGTCAATGCGGAAGTGTTGGACAACAACGAAACCGATGCGTCGGTCGTACGCGCGCTGATGCTGGAGGCACTGCTGACCGGCGCCGGCATGGTGGCCGGACCGATTGGCGCGGACGGACAACGCGGTCTGCGCAACATCGTCGAGTTGCTGGCGCACGCCGGCGTACCGCTGATCCTTTACGGCCCGGGCCGGTGGGATCCGCGCTGGGCCGACCGCGCGCCGCTGCGCGCCGACGCCGAGCCGGTCGGTCCGCAGGTGCGTGAGGTGTTGTGGCGCGGCATGCTCGACGGCACGCTCGGCACGGTTGATCCGGCCGAGGTGACGGCCCAGTTTATCCTTTCTCCAGTGCAAATCCGGCGTGCCGCGGCGGCTGCCCGTACGCTCGCCGTCGCCGAAGGTGGCCGCGAGGTGACCGCCGACCACCTGCGGCAGGGCTCGCGCGACCAGAACGCCGCCGGCCTGGAACGCCTCGCCCGCCGCATCGAACCGGCGGTCGGCTGGCCGGACCTGGTGTTGCCGGAGCAGGTCGCCGGCCAGCTTTCCGAGCTGTCCGCGCGGGCACGCCACCGCGAGCAGGTCCTCACCGACTGGCGCATGCGCCCCGGCGGCGGCCGAGGCCGCGGCGTCACCGCCCTCTTCGCCGGCGACTCCGGCACCGGCAAGACCATGTCCGCGGAGGTCATCGCCGGCGACCTCGGATTGGACCTCTACACGGTCAACCTGGCGACGGTCGTGGACAAATACGTCGGCGAGACGGAGAAAAACCTCGAACGCATCTTCACAGAGGCGGCCGGCGTCAACGGCGTACTGTTGTTCGACGAGGCCGACGCGATCTTCGGCAAACGCTCCGAAGTGCGCGACGCGCACGATCGCTATGCCAACATCGAAAGCGCGTATCTGTTGCAGCGCATCGAAACCTTCGACGGGCTGGCCATACTGGCCACCAACTTACGCGCCAATCTCGACGAGGCATTCACCCGCCGCCTCGACATCGTCATCGACTTTCCCGTACCAGACGAGCCGCTTCGTCGGGCGCTCTGGGATCGGTGTCTGGGCAAGAGCTTGCCGCGAGCGGCCGACGTTGACCTGGATTTCCTGGCGGATTCCTTCGAACTGGCCGGAGGTCATATCCGGTCGGCCGCGGTTACCGCGGCGTATTTGGCGGCTGAGGCAGGTCGACCGGTGAACATGGCTGATCTGGCCGGAGCGGTGGCGCGCGAATACCGGAAACTGGGGCGGCTCGTACTGGAGCGGGAATTCGGGAAGTACGTGGGAGTTTTGGCGCCGCGAGCGCAAAACGCCTTCTGA
- a CDS encoding phage tail protein, which translates to MALPDLDRAVGWSFGLEIDGIQVKEIQEISGLKMEQDVIELKHNASQDGKYINKKMPGRQKAGEITVTRGLSDDKSFEQLVKDARLGNMPAARKNGAVLVFDYQGAPIKRYKLTNMWAKSLEIGSLKAGGTDVLTEKLTLTYETMEVE; encoded by the coding sequence ATGGCACTTCCCGATCTCGACAGAGCGGTCGGCTGGTCGTTTGGCCTGGAGATCGACGGCATCCAGGTCAAGGAGATCCAGGAGATCAGCGGCCTGAAGATGGAGCAGGACGTCATCGAGCTCAAGCACAACGCATCGCAGGACGGCAAGTACATCAACAAAAAGATGCCTGGCCGCCAGAAAGCCGGCGAGATCACCGTCACCCGCGGCCTGTCCGACGACAAGTCGTTCGAGCAGCTGGTGAAGGACGCCCGCCTGGGCAACATGCCGGCCGCCCGCAAGAACGGCGCGGTGCTGGTCTTCGACTACCAGGGCGCGCCGATCAAGCGCTACAAGCTCACCAACATGTGGGCCAAGAGCCTGGAGATCGGTTCGCTGAAGGCCGGCGGCACCGACGTACTCACCGAGAAGCTCACGCTGACCTACGAAACGATGGAAGTGGAGTAG